The Dyadobacter subterraneus genome window below encodes:
- a CDS encoding NAD-dependent dehydratase, with protein sequence MIDQNTKIEKKRISILGCGWLGFPLAQRLLSDDISSQVKGSTTSADKIEKFKESGIEGFLFNLNPEISGNESEIKSFFDCDTLIISIPPKLSKNEPDFHPRQIKSVIEHVKNSLVKEILYISSTSIYPDLNRVVVENDVISPEQSASPAMVEAENLLINLRGERIVSILRHGGLLGYNRVPGKYVKGQKNLTTGSIPVNYIHRDDSVKIITAILKKGVVNETFNIVAPIHPIRKEIYIKSCAQFSWEAPTFQEPLNTPEFKIISAQKLNSFYEYDFKYPDPLQFYYEE encoded by the coding sequence ATGATTGATCAAAATACAAAAATAGAAAAAAAACGGATAAGCATTTTAGGCTGTGGATGGCTTGGCTTTCCCTTAGCTCAACGTCTGTTGAGCGACGATATTTCATCCCAGGTCAAAGGAAGTACAACTTCTGCGGATAAGATTGAAAAATTTAAAGAATCGGGAATAGAGGGATTTTTATTTAATCTGAACCCGGAAATTTCAGGAAACGAGTCTGAGATTAAATCCTTTTTTGACTGTGATACTTTAATAATTTCAATCCCTCCAAAATTATCAAAAAACGAACCTGACTTTCATCCCAGGCAAATTAAGTCGGTTATTGAACACGTGAAAAATTCTCTGGTTAAAGAGATTTTATACATCAGTTCAACAAGTATCTATCCCGATTTAAACAGGGTTGTAGTTGAAAACGATGTTATTTCGCCGGAACAATCTGCATCACCAGCGATGGTTGAAGCAGAAAATCTGTTAATAAATCTTAGGGGAGAAAGAATCGTTTCAATATTGCGTCACGGAGGATTATTGGGTTATAACCGTGTTCCGGGGAAATACGTAAAAGGACAAAAGAACTTAACAACTGGCTCAATACCTGTAAATTATATTCATCGAGATGATTCGGTGAAAATCATTACGGCCATTTTAAAAAAGGGTGTGGTCAATGAAACTTTCAACATCGTGGCCCCAATACATCCAATCAGAAAAGAAATTTATATCAAATCTTGCGCTCAGTTTAGCTGGGAAGCGCCAACATTTCAGGAGCCGCTAAACACGCCAGAATTTAAAATTATTTCTGCCCAAAAATTGAATTCATTTTATGAATACGATTTCAAATATCCAGATCCTTTGCAGTTTTATTATGAAGAATAA
- a CDS encoding gliding motility protein — protein sequence MFFIRTLIIFICLVLGFSSCKTDTKKEAVSDSGSLEVTVRTENLDEVLFSCKSVQDVQSFLDKHPYLSDWYFTDASVAKAELPAHLFQILQNKDFRAFKVQLDSIIGDRNVSIINPLKEVFGQIAKFYPQFKAPEVKFMVTGFAGNDLYISDSLIVIGLDYFGGPKAMYRPDVYDYQLKRYQKEYIVPSIIFFMSNKYNHINASDRTLLADMIGYGKGYEFVKQVMPKTPDSLILGYSEESLTRTYNSQEAIWSFFVSNKLLYENTDLKKQKFIGERPFTTEIGNEVPGGIGRWIGWRIVSRYMAENPNVTLPELMKNDNAANLLQASGYKGQKDEEE from the coding sequence ATGTTTTTTATACGCACTTTAATCATTTTCATCTGCCTTGTATTAGGTTTTTCATCCTGTAAAACAGACACTAAAAAAGAAGCTGTTTCAGATTCCGGTTCATTGGAAGTTACGGTTCGGACTGAAAATCTGGATGAAGTATTGTTTTCTTGTAAATCGGTACAAGACGTACAAAGTTTTCTGGACAAACACCCTTATTTATCGGACTGGTACTTCACCGATGCGTCCGTCGCCAAAGCCGAATTGCCGGCTCATCTTTTTCAGATTCTGCAAAATAAAGATTTTAGAGCATTCAAAGTGCAGTTGGATTCAATCATCGGCGATCGAAACGTTTCTATAATCAATCCTTTAAAAGAAGTTTTTGGACAAATCGCAAAATTTTATCCGCAATTTAAAGCACCGGAAGTAAAATTTATGGTAACCGGTTTTGCAGGAAACGATCTGTATATTTCTGATTCGCTGATCGTTATCGGACTTGATTATTTTGGCGGTCCAAAAGCAATGTATCGTCCCGATGTTTACGATTATCAGTTAAAACGCTATCAAAAGGAATACATCGTTCCCTCGATCATTTTCTTTATGTCGAATAAATACAATCACATCAATGCATCTGATCGCACGCTTTTGGCTGATATGATTGGCTATGGAAAAGGATATGAATTTGTAAAACAGGTAATGCCTAAAACGCCCGATAGTCTGATTTTGGGTTATTCAGAAGAAAGTTTGACAAGAACGTACAATAGCCAGGAAGCCATCTGGTCATTTTTTGTGTCAAATAAATTGTTGTACGAAAATACTGATCTTAAAAAGCAGAAATTCATAGGAGAACGCCCTTTCACCACAGAAATAGGAAACGAAGTTCCGGGCGGAATCGGACGCTGGATAGGCTGGCGGATTGTTAGTCGTTACATGGCAGAAAACCCCAATGTGACTTTACCAGAACTTATGAAAAATGACAACGCCGCAAATCTTCTGCAAGCTTCCGGTTATAAAGGACAAAAGGATGAGGAGGAGTAA
- a CDS encoding type II toxin-antitoxin system RelE/ParE family toxin, translated as MEDEILEVVISEQSLLSLEEIFMYGIETFSHASASIFIDELNLQIQSLSKDYLHHPECRYLATKSKKYRNIRCGSYLVIYKITMVRVEVLNIIHASRSISRIKATRKIKI; from the coding sequence TTGGAAGACGAAATACTCGAAGTAGTAATTAGCGAGCAGTCTTTGCTAAGCCTTGAAGAAATATTCATGTATGGGATTGAAACCTTTTCACATGCTTCTGCAAGCATTTTTATCGATGAATTAAATCTGCAAATTCAATCTTTGTCCAAAGACTATTTACATCATCCGGAATGCCGGTATCTGGCAACAAAGTCAAAAAAGTATAGAAATATTCGTTGTGGAAGCTATCTGGTGATCTATAAGATTACCATGGTTAGAGTTGAAGTATTGAATATTATTCACGCTAGCAGAAGTATTTCCAGAATAAAAGCAACCCGAAAAATTAAAATATAA
- a CDS encoding complex I subunit 1/NuoH family protein: MPITLFIFLAIVPGFVVVGVYLERKVSAFIQDRLGPMEVGKWGLLQLFADLLKLLQKEDIVPKAADRRLFLIAPIVIFASVFTGFAVVPLAPDLAGSGAAVGVFFLLTIVSVDVIGLLMAGWGSNNKFALYGAMRAVAQIISYEVPLGLSILCVVMLSQTLDLQIISFQQGIYSGETVYLFGMRRFGIDVTAVGGFLSWNIIRNPFLLLAYVIFFIASLAECNRAPFDLPEGESELVAGFHTEYSGMRWALFMLSEYGMMLLVSLLGAILFLGSWNTPFPNIGPLKLADWTSGEPGSWFGYLTGAFWLLGKALIGILIQMWARWTLPRLRVDQLMYLGWKVLTPVGLVLFFISGVWRLLGI; encoded by the coding sequence ATGCCCATAACCCTTTTTATTTTCCTGGCGATCGTTCCCGGCTTCGTAGTTGTCGGCGTATATCTTGAACGTAAGGTTTCGGCTTTTATTCAAGATCGGCTTGGACCTATGGAAGTTGGAAAATGGGGTTTATTACAGCTTTTTGCGGATCTTTTAAAATTGCTTCAAAAGGAAGATATTGTACCAAAAGCTGCTGATCGCAGGCTTTTTCTTATTGCACCTATCGTAATTTTCGCTTCTGTTTTTACAGGTTTTGCAGTAGTTCCGCTGGCTCCTGATCTGGCTGGTTCGGGTGCGGCTGTGGGTGTTTTCTTTTTATTGACGATCGTTTCTGTGGATGTAATCGGTCTTTTAATGGCTGGTTGGGGATCAAATAATAAATTTGCTTTGTATGGTGCTATGCGTGCTGTAGCACAAATTATTTCCTACGAAGTTCCGCTGGGATTGTCAATTCTTTGTGTAGTAATGTTGTCTCAAACGCTGGATTTGCAGATCATCAGTTTTCAGCAGGGAATTTATTCCGGAGAAACTGTTTATCTTTTTGGTATGAGAAGATTTGGTATTGATGTTACCGCAGTCGGTGGATTTCTATCATGGAATATCATCCGAAATCCTTTTTTACTACTTGCCTACGTAATCTTTTTTATAGCTTCACTAGCCGAATGTAACCGTGCTCCCTTCGACTTACCAGAGGGAGAATCTGAATTGGTTGCAGGATTTCATACAGAATATTCAGGTATGCGCTGGGCACTATTCATGTTATCAGAATATGGTATGATGCTGCTTGTTTCCCTACTGGGCGCAATTCTTTTTCTTGGCAGCTGGAATACGCCATTTCCTAATATCGGCCCATTAAAACTGGCAGACTGGACAAGTGGTGAGCCCGGAAGCTGGTTTGGCTATTTAACCGGAGCTTTCTGGTTATTAGGAAAAGCATTAATAGGAATTCTTATACAAATGTGGGCGCGCTGGACACTTCCACGTCTTCGTGTGGATCAGCTGATGTATTTAGGATGGAAAGTTTTAACTCCGGTTGGACTGGTTTTATTCTTTATTTCGGGAGTCTGGCGATTGTTAGGAATTTAA
- a CDS encoding ABC transporter permease: MNLFKISIANLKEKKLNSFLSAMLLTLGIGMISLLLLLNKQLDEQFRRNIRGIDMVVGAKGSPLQLILSSIYQIDSPTGNIPLNEVNALKRNPFIKTIIPLSMGDNYHGFRIVGTTPKYVEHFQAKIKDGALFSKPMDVTLGSKVAKNSELKIGDTFASSHGLDSDGDAHNDKKYKVTGIFEPTGSVVDQLVLTNLESVWEIHEHAETPAQNVKESDPAHEEEMGEMHHEAEKQVTSALIQFRNPMGLITIPRQINQNTSMQAALPSIEINRLFSLLGVGIETLRALALVIIVIAGVSVFISLYNSLKERKYEMALMLSMGATRTKLFFMLLLEGLILAITGYLSGIILSRVGLWLFSRAAEQDFHYSIKEFNLLPEEFYLLAGALLLGLLAAALPSLGIYRLNISRTLAEE; this comes from the coding sequence ATGAATCTCTTCAAAATAAGTATTGCCAATCTTAAAGAAAAAAAATTAAACAGCTTTTTAAGTGCGATGCTGTTAACGCTGGGTATTGGCATGATATCATTGTTATTACTTTTAAACAAACAGCTCGACGAACAATTCAGAAGAAATATCAGAGGCATTGATATGGTTGTTGGTGCCAAAGGAAGTCCGTTGCAGCTGATTTTATCCAGTATTTACCAAATTGATTCTCCAACAGGAAATATTCCATTGAATGAAGTGAATGCGCTGAAAAGAAATCCGTTTATTAAAACCATTATTCCTTTGTCAATGGGGGATAATTATCATGGTTTTCGGATTGTGGGTACAACACCAAAATATGTTGAGCATTTTCAGGCCAAAATAAAAGATGGAGCTTTGTTTAGTAAGCCAATGGATGTGACGCTGGGCAGCAAAGTGGCGAAAAATTCAGAACTTAAAATCGGGGATACTTTTGCCAGTTCTCATGGCCTGGATTCTGATGGTGATGCGCATAACGACAAAAAATATAAGGTAACAGGCATTTTTGAACCGACAGGTTCTGTGGTTGATCAATTGGTTTTAACAAATCTTGAAAGTGTCTGGGAAATTCATGAACATGCGGAAACTCCGGCACAAAATGTGAAAGAAAGCGATCCGGCGCATGAAGAGGAAATGGGTGAAATGCATCACGAAGCAGAAAAACAGGTAACAAGCGCCTTAATTCAATTTCGTAATCCAATGGGTTTGATAACTATTCCACGTCAGATCAATCAAAATACTTCTATGCAGGCAGCTTTGCCAAGTATTGAAATAAACAGGTTATTCTCGCTTTTGGGCGTAGGAATCGAAACTTTACGTGCGCTGGCCTTAGTAATTATTGTAATAGCCGGTGTGAGTGTTTTTATTTCTCTTTACAATTCACTTAAAGAAAGGAAATATGAAATGGCGCTGATGCTTTCCATGGGTGCAACCAGAACAAAATTATTCTTCATGCTTTTACTTGAAGGTTTGATTTTGGCGATTACCGGATATCTTTCCGGAATTATTTTGAGCAGAGTTGGTTTGTGGTTATTCAGCAGAGCGGCCGAACAGGATTTCCATTATTCAATCAAGGAATTTAATCTCTTGCCCGAAGAATTTTATTTATTAGCCGGAGCACTTCTTCTCGGATTACTGGCTGCTGCATTACCTTCGCTTGGCATTTACCGGCTGAATATCTCCCGGACACTGGCAGAGGAATGA
- a CDS encoding DUF3299 domain-containing protein, giving the protein MKSVRFITLALLLTSLFAFTPASAPVKLTWETLRDVTFKKKWYAEESIYMLHPTFGPSVQKLKNQPVTITGYILPVDLDANLYVLSAFPFSACFFCGGAGPETVMTLNFKKGTRKFKTDERLTFQGTLQLNADDIYKMNYILDGAEIVD; this is encoded by the coding sequence ATGAAATCTGTACGTTTCATTACACTGGCTCTGCTACTTACTTCTTTATTTGCTTTTACGCCTGCTTCTGCCCCAGTAAAATTAACCTGGGAAACTTTGCGTGATGTAACATTTAAAAAGAAATGGTATGCAGAAGAATCAATATATATGCTGCATCCGACTTTTGGTCCAAGTGTACAGAAATTAAAAAATCAACCCGTAACCATTACAGGTTATATTCTTCCTGTTGATCTGGATGCGAATTTGTACGTCTTATCAGCATTTCCATTCAGTGCGTGTTTTTTCTGCGGAGGAGCCGGACCGGAAACTGTTATGACTTTGAATTTCAAAAAAGGAACAAGAAAATTCAAGACTGACGAAAGGCTGACTTTTCAGGGAACGCTGCAATTAAACGCCGACGATATTTATAAGATGAATTATATTTTGGATGGTGCTGAAATAGTTGATTAA
- a CDS encoding TlpA disulfide reductase family protein, protein MKKRIRNGFFILGLALTGVSVMAQITPKSFTINGKVKNGSAGEKVLLSQSLVTGTAIKLDSTKMNADGSFTIKGLEKDGGSFYLLNIADRQKIVLLSEGGETFNIVADGFDKDSKGNPGKVEITGSKNMEYYAKLVDINRSMASKVAVWNDEYAKAEAKKDAKKIQEIQKAYQGAEQEQVAKIKTLIPEMGTSLVAIFAANNFLNPETDLPMLQEVAKRFESVKPTPKLAEAFIGQIKRIKGISVGDEAPDFTLNDPEGKPVALSSLRGKFVLIDFWASWCGPCRMENPNVVRMYDKFKSKGFDIYGVSLDKEANAWKAAIKKDNLTWIHGSDLKFWNSVVAQMYGVSAIPQTYLLDKEGKVIAKNLRGPALEAKLTELLGMQ, encoded by the coding sequence ATGAAGAAACGCATTAGAAATGGCTTTTTTATCTTAGGATTGGCCTTAACGGGTGTCTCCGTAATGGCCCAGATAACTCCTAAAAGTTTTACGATTAATGGAAAAGTTAAAAATGGCTCGGCGGGTGAAAAGGTATTGTTAAGTCAATCTTTGGTAACCGGAACAGCTATAAAACTGGATTCGACGAAAATGAATGCTGACGGATCTTTTACGATTAAAGGTTTGGAAAAAGATGGTGGCAGTTTTTACTTGCTGAATATCGCTGATCGTCAGAAAATAGTTTTGCTTTCAGAAGGCGGAGAAACGTTCAATATTGTTGCGGATGGTTTTGATAAAGACAGCAAAGGAAATCCTGGTAAAGTAGAAATTACAGGTTCGAAAAACATGGAATACTATGCCAAACTGGTGGATATAAACCGTAGTATGGCTTCAAAAGTTGCTGTATGGAATGACGAATATGCCAAAGCCGAAGCAAAAAAGGATGCCAAAAAAATTCAGGAAATCCAGAAAGCATACCAGGGTGCGGAGCAGGAACAGGTAGCGAAAATCAAGACATTGATTCCTGAAATGGGTACGTCGCTGGTTGCTATTTTTGCAGCAAATAACTTTTTAAATCCGGAAACAGATCTTCCTATGTTGCAGGAAGTAGCGAAAAGATTTGAAAGTGTGAAGCCAACACCAAAACTTGCAGAAGCATTTATTGGCCAGATTAAGCGGATCAAAGGTATTTCAGTTGGTGATGAAGCGCCTGATTTCACATTGAATGATCCGGAAGGAAAACCAGTGGCACTTTCGTCGTTACGCGGAAAATTTGTGCTGATCGATTTTTGGGCCTCCTGGTGTGGCCCATGTCGTATGGAAAACCCGAATGTGGTTCGTATGTATGATAAATTTAAAAGCAAAGGTTTTGACATTTATGGAGTTTCTCTTGATAAGGAAGCAAATGCCTGGAAAGCTGCCATCAAAAAAGATAACCTGACTTGGATTCATGGTTCAGATCTTAAATTCTGGAATTCCGTAGTAGCCCAGATGTATGGCGTAAGTGCAATTCCGCAGACTTATTTATTGGATAAAGAAGGAAAAGTTATTGCAAAAAATCTTCGCGGACCAGCTTTGGAAGCTAAGTTGACGGAGCTTTTAGGGATGCAATAA
- the ftsY gene encoding signal recognition particle-docking protein FtsY, with translation MSLFGFFSKEKKETLDKGLEKTKDSFFGKLSRAIVGKTTIDEEVLDELEDILVSSDVGVETTVKIIKRIEERVARDKYATTAELDIILREEIASLLTENKSVDVTDSFETEHLPKPYVIMVVGVNGVGKTTTIGKLAHQFHSRGHKVVLGAADTFRAAAVEQLKLWGKRVDVPVIDHGMNTDPSAVAYDALKRGMEINADVIIIDTAGRLHTKVNLMNELSKIKRVMQKIIPDAPHEVLLVLDGSTGQNAVIQAREFTKVAEISALAITKLDGTAKGGVVIGISDEFKIPIKYIGVGEKMEDLQVFDRSEFVDSLFKKI, from the coding sequence ATGAGTTTATTTGGGTTTTTTTCAAAAGAAAAAAAAGAGACATTAGACAAAGGTCTCGAAAAAACCAAAGATAGTTTCTTCGGCAAACTCTCACGTGCAATAGTAGGAAAAACAACTATTGACGAAGAAGTGCTCGACGAACTTGAAGATATCCTTGTAAGTTCTGATGTAGGTGTTGAAACAACCGTAAAAATTATCAAGCGTATTGAAGAGCGTGTTGCTAGAGATAAATACGCAACGACGGCTGAGCTTGATATTATTTTACGGGAAGAAATCGCATCATTGCTTACAGAAAATAAATCTGTTGACGTAACCGACAGTTTTGAAACGGAACATTTGCCAAAACCATATGTAATTATGGTAGTCGGTGTAAATGGCGTGGGAAAAACGACTACAATTGGAAAGCTTGCACATCAATTCCATTCCCGTGGACATAAAGTTGTGTTAGGTGCGGCGGATACTTTCCGTGCAGCGGCTGTTGAACAATTAAAACTTTGGGGAAAACGTGTTGATGTTCCTGTGATTGATCATGGAATGAATACAGATCCTTCGGCGGTTGCCTATGACGCTTTAAAACGCGGTATGGAAATCAATGCGGATGTGATCATTATTGATACCGCCGGAAGATTACATACCAAAGTTAATCTGATGAACGAGCTTTCGAAAATCAAGCGCGTGATGCAGAAAATTATTCCTGATGCACCGCATGAAGTTTTACTGGTTTTGGATGGAAGTACGGGACAAAATGCTGTAATTCAGGCCCGTGAATTTACAAAGGTTGCAGAAATTTCAGCTTTGGCTATTACGAAATTAGACGGAACAGCGAAGGGCGGCGTGGTAATCGGCATCTCTGACGAATTCAAAATTCCAATCAAATATATTGGTGTAGGAGAAAAAATGGAAGATTTACAGGTTTTTGACCGGAGTGAATTTGTTGATTCTTTGTTTAAAAAGATTTAG
- the gatB gene encoding Asp-tRNA(Asn)/Glu-tRNA(Gln) amidotransferase subunit GatB: protein MTESILNPTELTEELIATYETVIGLEVHCQLLTESKLFAQDLNRFGAEPNTNIGPLTLALPGTLPKLNKKAVEYAVRMGLALGCSISRRTIFDRKNYFYPDLPKGYQISQDKKPICENGGITISVKGSDGKLYEKYIRFHHIHLEEDAGKSVHDGSDTDTLLDYNRAGTPLVEMVSEPDLRSAEETGAFVTEIRRLVRYLDISDGNMEEGSLRCDVNVSLRKKGETKLGTKVEVKNMNSIRNMMRAINFETRRQISMLESGETIHQETRMFDVESGKTYGMRVKETMNDYRYFPDPDLSPVVISEQWLSEITEAMPALPQALREKFTKVYGVPVYDALVLTDTKEMAEYFEAVCAKTSAYKAASNWLMGSVKSYVNEHDGNIESFPISAQILAELIELTETNLISNSVATQKIFPILLSEPERSPKEIAITNNWLQNSNTNELESLVDEVIASMPDKVAAYRKGKKGLLGLFVGEIMKKSNGAADPKMVNQLLAQKL from the coding sequence ATGACCGAAAGCATACTCAATCCAACGGAGCTGACCGAAGAACTTATTGCCACTTACGAAACTGTAATTGGTCTTGAAGTGCACTGCCAGCTATTAACAGAATCGAAATTATTCGCTCAGGACCTGAACCGTTTTGGTGCTGAACCAAATACCAATATAGGCCCGTTGACACTTGCGTTGCCGGGAACTTTGCCAAAACTGAATAAAAAAGCAGTTGAATATGCGGTTCGTATGGGACTTGCTTTAGGTTGTTCTATAAGCAGACGCACGATTTTTGATAGAAAAAATTATTTTTATCCGGATCTTCCAAAAGGTTACCAGATTTCCCAGGACAAAAAACCGATTTGTGAAAATGGCGGGATTACGATTTCTGTGAAGGGAAGTGACGGGAAATTATATGAAAAATATATCCGTTTCCACCATATCCATTTGGAAGAAGATGCCGGAAAATCTGTTCATGACGGAAGTGATACGGATACGTTACTGGATTATAACCGTGCAGGAACTCCGTTGGTAGAGATGGTATCTGAACCTGATTTAAGATCGGCGGAAGAAACGGGTGCTTTTGTTACGGAAATTCGCCGTTTGGTACGTTATCTGGATATCAGTGATGGAAATATGGAAGAAGGCTCGCTTCGTTGTGATGTGAACGTTTCGCTTCGTAAAAAAGGAGAAACCAAGCTTGGGACAAAGGTTGAGGTGAAGAATATGAACTCCATCAGGAATATGATGCGGGCAATTAATTTTGAAACACGCAGACAAATTTCCATGCTTGAAAGCGGTGAAACAATTCATCAGGAAACCAGAATGTTTGACGTCGAAAGCGGAAAAACTTATGGAATGCGTGTAAAGGAAACGATGAATGATTATCGTTATTTCCCGGATCCCGATTTAAGTCCAGTCGTTATTTCGGAGCAATGGTTAAGTGAAATTACGGAAGCGATGCCGGCTTTGCCTCAGGCTTTACGTGAGAAGTTTACCAAAGTTTACGGGGTTCCGGTTTACGATGCGCTGGTATTGACGGATACAAAGGAAATGGCGGAATATTTTGAAGCGGTTTGTGCCAAAACTTCTGCCTACAAAGCTGCGTCTAATTGGCTGATGGGCTCGGTGAAATCTTATGTGAATGAACATGACGGAAACATTGAATCTTTCCCGATTTCAGCACAGATTTTGGCTGAGTTAATAGAACTGACAGAAACAAACCTAATCAGTAATTCTGTTGCCACGCAGAAAATATTTCCAATCCTTTTAAGCGAGCCGGAACGTTCGCCAAAAGAGATTGCAATTACAAATAACTGGCTGCAAAACAGCAATACAAATGAGTTGGAATCGTTGGTAGATGAGGTTATTGCATCAATGCCTGATAAGGTGGCTGCTTACCGGAAAGGTAAAAAAGGTTTGTTGGGTTTGTTCGTAGGTGAAATTATGAAGAAATCGAACGGAGCCGCGGACCCGAAAATGGTTAATCAGTTGCTGGCGCAGAAATTGTAA
- a CDS encoding Uma2 family endonuclease, protein MSIGNNPLILNPRYKASDLQKLPDGPPYYELISGNLTMSPSPTYQHQRILRDIFFALHNFVNENNLGEVLCAPLDVEFDDMNVYQPDIFFISKTNSGIITDSKIIGAPDIIIEILSGNKYHDLNTKRYSYEIFGVREFWLVDPKKKTVEILENLDMEFVRFSYAKHEGIVKSKILNGFSIEINDLLG, encoded by the coding sequence ATGAGCATAGGCAATAATCCATTGATACTCAATCCACGTTATAAGGCTTCCGACCTGCAAAAATTGCCGGATGGTCCCCCATACTATGAATTGATCAGTGGAAATTTAACTATGTCTCCATCGCCGACTTATCAACATCAACGCATATTGCGTGACATCTTTTTTGCGCTGCACAACTTTGTAAATGAAAATAATCTGGGAGAAGTTTTGTGTGCGCCACTGGATGTCGAATTTGATGACATGAATGTGTATCAGCCAGATATTTTTTTTATCTCAAAAACCAATTCAGGAATAATAACAGACTCCAAAATTATTGGCGCACCAGACATAATTATAGAAATTCTGTCTGGCAATAAATACCATGATCTTAATACCAAACGCTATTCTTACGAAATTTTTGGCGTTCGGGAATTTTGGCTGGTTGATCCTAAGAAAAAGACAGTTGAGATTTTAGAAAACCTGGATATGGAATTTGTTCGGTTTTCTTATGCAAAACATGAGGGAATTGTAAAATCTAAAATTTTGAATGGGTTTTCAATTGAAATAAATGACTTGCTTGGGTAA
- a CDS encoding DUF4295 domain-containing protein — MAKKVVATLKKEGGKSFAKVIKAVKSPKTGAWTFKEEMVPIDGVQGALKN, encoded by the coding sequence ATGGCAAAGAAAGTAGTTGCTACCCTGAAAAAAGAAGGCGGTAAATCATTTGCCAAAGTGATTAAAGCCGTTAAGTCTCCAAAAACAGGAGCCTGGACCTTCAAAGAAGAAATGGTGCCTATCGATGGTGTACAAGGTGCCCTTAAAAACTAA
- a CDS encoding c-type cytochrome — protein MALKKFTSLATIAIAASIWIGCSSAEDKAKYDTYYGTGSKAREATALTVLQAEKRDAPEPEKTPAAAAPAAKADTAKAAPAAEGATPAATEPAPEAKPKRKPVPADVSALLNKHACLACHNPYEKIIGPPYAEVAKKKYTVDQIVELVHAPKPEHWPGYPPMAPMAHVPKADIAVIANWINSL, from the coding sequence ATGGCACTTAAAAAATTTACTTCTCTGGCAACAATTGCCATAGCTGCCTCAATCTGGATCGGCTGTTCTTCTGCGGAAGACAAGGCCAAGTATGATACTTACTATGGTACGGGCAGCAAAGCTCGTGAAGCAACTGCATTAACAGTGCTTCAGGCTGAAAAAAGAGATGCACCTGAACCTGAAAAAACGCCTGCGGCCGCAGCTCCTGCGGCAAAAGCTGACACTGCCAAAGCTGCACCTGCCGCTGAAGGCGCAACACCTGCGGCTACGGAACCTGCTCCTGAGGCAAAACCAAAACGCAAACCAGTACCTGCTGACGTATCAGCTCTGTTGAATAAACATGCTTGTTTGGCATGCCACAATCCTTACGAAAAAATTATCGGCCCTCCTTACGCGGAAGTTGCCAAAAAGAAATATACAGTGGATCAGATTGTTGAATTGGTTCATGCTCCGAAACCTGAACACTGGCCTGGCTACCCTCCAATGGCTCCAATGGCCCATGTTCCAAAGGCAGATATTGCTGTGATTGCAAACTGGATAAACTCTTTATAA
- the rpmG gene encoding 50S ribosomal protein L33 — protein sequence MAKKGNRVQVILECTEQKTTGVPGMSRYVTTKNRKNTPGRMELKKFNSFLRRYTLHKEIK from the coding sequence ATGGCTAAGAAAGGTAATAGAGTACAGGTTATATTGGAATGCACCGAACAGAAGACAACAGGTGTACCAGGAATGTCACGTTACGTAACGACAAAAAATCGGAAAAATACGCCAGGTCGTATGGAATTGAAAAAATTCAATTCTTTCCTAAGACGTTATACTCTTCACAAAGAGATTAAGTAA